Proteins encoded within one genomic window of Stigmatopora argus isolate UIUO_Sarg chromosome 21, RoL_Sarg_1.0, whole genome shotgun sequence:
- the snrnp40 gene encoding U5 small nuclear ribonucleoprotein 40 kDa protein produces the protein MIEAKKRMAEMAVVPSAAMKRPRTELVAAAQSQQLVAGGPPRTSSLQAPIMLMSGHEGEVYCCKFHPNGATLASSGFDRLILMWNVYGDCDNFATLKGHSGAVMELHYNTDGSLLFSASTDKTVGVWDSETGERIKRLKGHTSFVNTCYPARRGPQLVCTGSDDGTVKLWDVRKKGAVHTFQNTYQVLAVTFNDTSDQILSGGIDNDIKVWDLRQNKLMYNMHGHGDSVTGLSLSSEGSYLLSNSMDNTVRIWDVRPFAPKERCVKIFQGNIHNFEKNLLRCAWSTDGSKIAAGSADRFVYIWDTTSRRILYKLPGHAGSVNEVVFHPEESVVLSAGSDKRLYMGEIQ, from the exons ATGATCGAGGCAAAGAAGAGAATGGCTGAGATGGCGGTGGTGCCCTCCGCCGCCATGAAGAGACCCCGGACGGAGTTAGTGGCGGCGGCCCAGTCTCAGCAGCTCGTGGCGGGG GGACCCCCGAGGACCTCCAGCTTGCAGGCGCCCATCATGCTGATGTCGGGCCATGAGGGTGAAGTTTACTGCTGCAAGTTTCACCCCAACGGTGCCACGCTGGCTTCGTCCGGGTTTGATAGGCTCATAT TGATGTGGAACGTTTACGGAGACTGTGACAACTTTGCCACGCTGAAGGGTCACAGTGGAGCAGTGATGGAGCTCCACTACAACACAGATGGAAG CTTATTGTTTTCTGCAAGCACGGACAAGACGGTCGGCGTGTGGGACAGCGAGACAGGCGAGCGAATTAAGCGCCTGAAGGGCCACACCTCCTTTGTCAATACCTGCTACCCAGCCCGCAGGGGACCCCAACTTGTGTGCACCGGTAGCGACGATGGAACCGTCAAG CTCTGGGATGTGCGCAAGAAGGGCGCCGTGCACACCTTTCAGAATACCTACCAGGTCCTCGCCGTCACCTTCAACGACACCAGCGACCAGATTCTGTCCGGCGGCATCGACAACGACATCAAG GTATGGGATCTGAGGCAGAACAAGCTGATGTACAACATGCACGGACACGGCGACTCCGTGACTGGACTCAGTCTCAGCTCGGAGGGATCCTACCTTCTCTCCAACTCCATGGACAACACGG TACGCATTTGGGATGTTCGACCTTTCGCGCCGAAGGAAAGATGCGTGAAGATTTTCCAAGGCAACATACACAACTTTGAAAAG AATCTGCTGAGGTGCGCGTGGTCCACCGACGGCAGCAAGATAGCCGCCGGATCAGCTGACAG GTTTGTGTACATTTGGGACACCACGTCACGACGCATCCTCTATAAGCTGCCCGGGCACGCCGGCTCCGTTAACGAGGTGGTCTTTCATCCTGAGGAGTCCGTTG TGCTCTCTGCTGGCAGCGATAAACGACTGTACATGGGGGAGATCCAGTAG
- the nkain1 gene encoding sodium/potassium-transporting ATPase subunit beta-1-interacting protein 1: MGKCNGRCTLLVICSLQLVAALQRQVFDFLGYQWAPILANFLHIMAVILGMFGTAQFRFRYLIFYAVWLVLWVGWNSFIICFYLEVGNLSQDRDFLMTFNTSLHRSWWMEHGPGCLVTPVLDSHLAPDDHHVITVSGCLLDYQYIEVLSSAIQVLLALFGFVYACYVSKVFQDDEDSFDFIGGFDSYGYQPPQKSSHLQLQPLYTAG, from the exons ATGGGGAAGTGCAACGGGAGATGCACGCTGCTGGTCATATGCTCTTTGCAGCTG GTGGCCGCCCTCCAGAGGCAGGTGTTTGACTTTCTGGGGTACCAGTGGGCGCCCATCCTGGCCAACTTCCTGCACATCATGGCCGTCATCTTGGGCATGTTCGGCACGGCGCAGTTTCGTTTCCGATACCTCATATTT TATGCAGTGTGGCTGGTGTTGTGGGTGGGCTGGAACTCCTTCATCATCTGCTTCTACCTGGAGGTGGGAAACCTATCACAG GACAGGGACTTTCTGATGACATTCAACACGTCACTGCATCGTTCCTGGTGGATGGAGCACGGTCCCGGTTGCCTAGTGACGCCGGTGTTGGACTCCCACTTGGCCCCCGACGACCACCACGTCATCACCGTTTCCGGCTGCCTCTTGGACTACCAGTACATTGAAGTGCTGAGCTCGGCCATTCAGGTCCTTTTGGCT CTTTTTGGTTTCGTGTACGCGTGCTACGTCAGCAAAGTCTTCCAGGACGACGAGGACAGCT TCGACTTCATCGGCGGTTTCGATTCATACGGCTACCAGCCTCCGCAGAAGTCCTCGCACCTCCAACTGCAGCCTCTTTACAC GGCTGGCTAA